Part of the Streptomyces sp. NBC_01460 genome, CAGTACGTCTCCACCACCATCGGCCAGCTCATCGCATCCGGCGTCGCCGCGCTTCTCGTGCTTCTCCTCACCAACGACCGGATGAACGAATGGGGCTGGCGCGTTCCCTTCCTGATCGGCGCGCTCTTCAGCCTCGTCGGCCTCTGGATCCGCAGAGGAGCCCACGAGACCCGTCCCGCGGAACAGAGGTCCGGCCCCCGCCCCGGTCTCTTCGAGGCCCTGCGATGCCATCCCCGCGAGTCTCTCCTGATCTGCGGCATCACTGCGGGCGGCACCATCGCCTACTACACGTGGACGACTTACCTGCCCACCTACGCCCAGGTGAACGCGAACTTCGACAAGGGAGACGCGCTGGTCGTCAGTACCATCTCCCTCGCCTTCTTCGCGCTGCTCCAGCCCCTGGGCGGCATGCTGTCCGACCGGATCGGCCGTAAGCCGCTCCTGCTCTTCTTCGCGCTCGGATTCGCGGCGCTCGTCGTTCCCCTGCTCGACTCGGTCACCGACGCTTTCGCCTCCCTGCTTCTGGTGCAGTGTGCGGGGATGGTCCTGCTCACCGGCTACACCTCCGTGGCAGCGGCCGTGAACGCCGAGATCTTTCCCGCACGCGTACGGGCCGCAGGGATCGGCTTTCCCTACTCGCTGACTGTGGCCTTGTTCGGCGGTACAGCCCCGTATGTCGGCACCTGGTTCAAGGAAGCCGGCCACGCCGGAGGGTTTCCCTGGTACGTGGCAGGACTTTGCCTCGTATCGGCTTGCTTCTACCTGGTCCTGCCCGAGACCGCGAAGGGGCCGCTGAAGGGTTGACCGGAGACTCAAACGGCTCGATGCCTACGCCCAACGCCCGACGTCTCTACCGCACGGCGCACCCCACGTTCGAGGCTTCCGCCGAGGACACTCCCAACACGTCACGGCCGACGGCGTACGAGGAGATCCGGCTTGCAGCGGCGGGCAGCC contains:
- a CDS encoding MFS transporter; protein product: MTSTDHVANGHSRPPGAPPGSSARQLAAASIGNAAEWYDWYAYSFLAVYIADQVFPESTSNSLVPLLATFAVFAVGFFMRPIGGLLMGAVADRHGRRAALTATILLMGAGSLLVALTPTYHAVGVLAPVVLVIARLVQGLSVGGEFAASTTFLVESAGPGRRGLFSSFQYVSTTIGQLIASGVAALLVLLLTNDRMNEWGWRVPFLIGALFSLVGLWIRRGAHETRPAEQRSGPRPGLFEALRCHPRESLLICGITAGGTIAYYTWTTYLPTYAQVNANFDKGDALVVSTISLAFFALLQPLGGMLSDRIGRKPLLLFFALGFAALVVPLLDSVTDAFASLLLVQCAGMVLLTGYTSVAAAVNAEIFPARVRAAGIGFPYSLTVALFGGTAPYVGTWFKEAGHAGGFPWYVAGLCLVSACFYLVLPETAKGPLKG